One Terriglobales bacterium genomic window, CCGTGACCACCTGCAACGATTAGCTGGCATAGGAATTGACTCGACCGCTGTCCAACGAAGCGGCCAATTCGAACTTCGGAGCAGCACCGAAACCTACCTTCAAGACGGCCGGTTCGATCAGGATCGCATGCTGCAGTCGTTCGAGCAGATGGCGAGCGGCAATGCCGGGGGAGGATTTCCCCTGAGTCGCATCGTCTGCCGCATGGACTGGGTGCCTGACGGTCAGTCGCACATCGACGATGTGATTGAGTTTGAAGCGAGGGTCAATGATGTGTGGTGTCGCCACGATGATGCGGTCATCTGCACTTACCATCTTTCGAAATTCAGCGGCGACGCTGTGATTGACATCATGCGCACGCATCCGCTGGTCATCGTCGGCGGCATTCTCCAGCACAATCCGTTCTTCGTGCCGCCGGGGGAGTTCCTGCATGAAATACGCGAACGGCGGGCAGGGCACCCTGCGCGCCCCGCGACGGTGGGCTGACCATGGCGGGCCGACCATGAAAGTGCAACTCGAACATCCCGCCGACGAGGTCAAGCGCCTTCAACGTTGCATTAATGATCTGGTCAGCCTCCTCGCTCTTCCTGCCATGTGGAGCGGCAGCACACCCTGTGACATTGTTCAGACCTTGCTCGACTCACTTCTTCGCATGCTCGATCTGGACTTCGTTTATGTGAGCTTGACAAACCCCGTCAACGCAGCGCCCTCCGACACGGTCAGGGTCGCTCCGTCACTAGAACATCAGTCGCAACAGATGTTCCGACCGCGAGAGCTCTGTACGTTCCTCAATCGCTGGTTAGGGGACGACCCACAAAAACGTTATCTCCAGGAACGCAGTCGCATTGGAGACGAAGAGGTTTCACTCGTTTCCTGGCCTCTCGGGGTGCACCGTGAAATTGGGGTAATCGTGGCGGGGTCTCGTCGAGCGGATTTCCCGCGGGATACCGAGACACTTCTTCTGGGCATAGCGGCTAACCAGGCGGTGATCGGGTTACAACAGGCACGATTGTTGAGCGAGCAGAAGCGCGTTGCCGACGAACTCGATCAAAGGGTCGCGCAACGGACCACAGAACTTGCTGCAGCCAACGAAGTGCTGAGAAAGGAAGTCGCCGAGCGCAGGCGCGCGGAGGAAGCACTGGCAGCGGGAAAGCGCAATTTACGCTTAATCGTCGAGGGCATCCCCGGCTTCGTGGCACTCATGACGCCGGCCGGTGAAGTTGAACTCGTCAATCCCCAACTCGTCGAGTACACCGGCAGGACACTAGAGGAATTAAGGCTCTGGGGAACCAGCGACACGATTCATTCTGAGGACCTTCCTCGCGTCGTCGAGGTCTTTGCACGATCGATCGCGTCAGGTAGTCGATACGACTTCGAAGCACGCATCCGACGTTTCGATGGCGTATATCGCTGGTTTCAGGTGCGAGGGCTGCCGGTTCGAGATGCCGATGGCCGAATCCTTCGCTGGTGCTCTCTGCTCACCGATATTGACAAGAGAAAGCGCGCAGAGGAAGCGCTCAAGCGCAGTGAAGCATTTCTAGCCGAAGGCCAACGTCTGAGTCGAATGGGCTGTTGTTGCTGGCGTGTGGAAACATGCGAATTCACGTGGTCCGAGGAACTCCATCGCATTTTTGGGTTTGAACCCGATGTGCCTGTGACGCTTGACTTGATCGCTACTCGAGTCCATCCAGAAGACATCCCACTGTTGAACGACATGGTCGAGAAGGCGCGAGGTGCGGTCACAGATTTTGAGTACGAATACCGGTTACTAATGCCTGATAATTCGGTCAAATACCTGCACATGATCGCGCACGGGATTCGCGACAATGATGGCCGGCTGGAATATATCGGCGCGGTTCAGGATGTGACGCAGCGGCAAATTTCGGAAGAGGCACTTGCCAAGGCGAGGTCGGAGCTTGCACACGTCGCCAGTGTCACGAGCCTCGCTACCTTAACGGCGTCAATCGCGCACGAAGTGAACCAGCCGCTCTCAGGCATCGTCACTAACGCCGGCACCTGTCTGCGGATGCTGACATTGGATCCACCGAACGTCGACGGTGCGCGTGAAACCGCCCGGCGAACGATTCGCGATGGCAACCGTGCGTCTGATGTGATCACGCGATTGCGCGCACTCTTCGCCAAGAAACATACCCTCGCTGAGCGGGTGGATCTGAATGACGCTACAAGAGAAGTGATTGCTCTGTCATTGAGTGAGCTTCAAAGAAACCGGGTGATTTTGAGATGTGAGCTTGCCGAAGACCTCCCGCTGGTCACAGGTGACCGCGTGCAGCTTCAGCAGGTAATTCTGAATCTCCTCCGGAATGCTTCGGACGCGATGAATACGGTGCATGATCGCCCCAGGGAGTTGCTGATCAAGACGGAACGAGACGAAGCCGATCAGGCGCTCCTCAGCGTGAGAGATGCGGGGCTTGGATTCGATCCTCAATCCGTCGACAGGCTTTTCGAAACGTTCTACACGACTAAGCATGACGGGATGGGAGTCGGACTATACGTCAGTCGCTCCATTGTCGAAAGTCATCAGGGTCGTCTGTGGGCAACGCTGAATGACGGTCCGGGAGCGACGTTTTCATTTTCCCTTCCGCGGGGACCCAGCGGCGCGATGGGCGCCGACAGGAATGGTGACCTGCGGACGCCTGCTGTAGCCGATACGGATGTTTTATGAGAAATCTATGAAAGTCAACTTTCGAGAGATCGCGATCATCTTCATCCGCCGCGCCGGGGTTGATATCGGCGCCGAACCAATACCAAGGCACAATGGCGCTCACCACTGGAGTGGCGCATGCTTGTGACATGGACTGCCGCCGAGTCGCGTTTTCATTCGCCATTCCTCGCGGACCCGAGACCCTTGATGGGCACCGAGAATCGGCAGCATTCGGAGACAGCCGCGACGGATGCTGCAAAAAACTCTATGACAGTTACACGTTCACTTGTGTCAGTAGTCGATGACGATGAGTCCGTGCGCGAGTCGCTACCCGACTTGCTAAAGGAGTTCGGCTTTGCGGTCCGCGCGTTCTCATCAGCGCAAGAGTTCCTCGCGTCCGATTGCGTCGGCCAAACCAGATGTCTGATTCTCGACATTGCCATGCCCGGAATGACCGGACCCGGCCTTCTGCAGGAATTGAAGCTTCGACGGCAAGAGATTCCAATCGTCTTCATCACCGCTCAGAGAGATGAGGCTGTGCGCTCGCGAATGCTCGAACAGGGTGCGGTGGAGTGCCTGTTCAAGCCATTCAGCGACACGGCTCTGCTTCAGGCGCTCACTCTCGCACTTCGAGTGAGTTAGGCGATCTGCTATGTG contains:
- a CDS encoding MEDS domain-containing protein encodes the protein MRKISAPISLAGSQLGPTRHVCAFFNSNEEEYRVLLPFIKDGFERGDKAIHVLSPDQHRDHLQRLAGIGIDSTAVQRSGQFELRSSTETYLQDGRFDQDRMLQSFEQMASGNAGGGFPLSRIVCRMDWVPDGQSHIDDVIEFEARVNDVWCRHDDAVICTYHLSKFSGDAVIDIMRTHPLVIVGGILQHNPFFVPPGEFLHEIRERRAGHPARPATVG
- a CDS encoding PAS domain-containing protein, with amino-acid sequence MKYANGGQGTLRAPRRWADHGGPTMKVQLEHPADEVKRLQRCINDLVSLLALPAMWSGSTPCDIVQTLLDSLLRMLDLDFVYVSLTNPVNAAPSDTVRVAPSLEHQSQQMFRPRELCTFLNRWLGDDPQKRYLQERSRIGDEEVSLVSWPLGVHREIGVIVAGSRRADFPRDTETLLLGIAANQAVIGLQQARLLSEQKRVADELDQRVAQRTTELAAANEVLRKEVAERRRAEEALAAGKRNLRLIVEGIPGFVALMTPAGEVELVNPQLVEYTGRTLEELRLWGTSDTIHSEDLPRVVEVFARSIASGSRYDFEARIRRFDGVYRWFQVRGLPVRDADGRILRWCSLLTDIDKRKRAEEALKRSEAFLAEGQRLSRMGCCCWRVETCEFTWSEELHRIFGFEPDVPVTLDLIATRVHPEDIPLLNDMVEKARGAVTDFEYEYRLLMPDNSVKYLHMIAHGIRDNDGRLEYIGAVQDVTQRQISEEALAKARSELAHVASVTSLATLTASIAHEVNQPLSGIVTNAGTCLRMLTLDPPNVDGARETARRTIRDGNRASDVITRLRALFAKKHTLAERVDLNDATREVIALSLSELQRNRVILRCELAEDLPLVTGDRVQLQQVILNLLRNASDAMNTVHDRPRELLIKTERDEADQALLSVRDAGLGFDPQSVDRLFETFYTTKHDGMGVGLYVSRSIVESHQGRLWATLNDGPGATFSFSLPRGPSGAMGADRNGDLRTPAVADTDVL
- a CDS encoding response regulator, producing MTVTRSLVSVVDDDESVRESLPDLLKEFGFAVRAFSSAQEFLASDCVGQTRCLILDIAMPGMTGPGLLQELKLRRQEIPIVFITAQRDEAVRSRMLEQGAVECLFKPFSDTALLQALTLALRVS